The following proteins are encoded in a genomic region of Actinomadura sp. NAK00032:
- a CDS encoding AraC family transcriptional regulator — protein MDPLEDVLALLGATSRISTSLAAGGSWAIEFGPPAGVKFNSVRRGRCHLRIEGRDAPYDLEPGDCFLLTRPRPFTLFSDPAAVPAAAGPIFRAAVDGVARAGDGDDVFMIGGAFSFGDRARTLLLDDLPPVVHVPAAAEEAAGVRWAIGQIDTELRHRRLGSTLVAEHLALVMLIQVLRVHLMRDAPHTSGWLAGTSDPVVSVALRRIHLRPAHPWTVEELARAAGVSRSTMAARFGSTVGMGPLEYLTDWRIELAADRLRRGDGTVATIAREVGYGSESAFSVAFKRVIGISPGAYRRKPKPPPVAVSG, from the coding sequence ATGGATCCCTTGGAGGACGTCCTGGCGCTGCTCGGCGCCACCAGCCGCATCTCCACGTCCCTCGCCGCCGGCGGTAGCTGGGCGATCGAGTTCGGCCCCCCGGCCGGAGTGAAGTTCAACTCCGTCCGGCGAGGTCGATGCCACCTGAGAATCGAGGGCCGGGACGCTCCGTACGACCTTGAGCCGGGCGACTGCTTCCTGCTGACCCGACCGCGGCCGTTCACGCTCTTCAGCGATCCCGCGGCGGTTCCGGCGGCGGCGGGACCGATCTTCCGCGCGGCCGTCGACGGGGTGGCGCGCGCCGGCGACGGCGACGACGTCTTCATGATCGGTGGTGCCTTCTCGTTCGGCGATCGGGCGCGCACCCTGCTGCTCGACGACCTGCCGCCCGTCGTCCACGTCCCGGCGGCGGCCGAGGAGGCGGCCGGCGTCCGGTGGGCGATCGGTCAGATCGACACCGAACTGCGGCACCGGCGGCTCGGTTCGACGCTCGTCGCCGAGCACCTCGCCCTCGTCATGCTGATCCAGGTCCTTCGGGTCCACCTCATGCGGGACGCTCCGCACACGTCGGGCTGGCTGGCCGGCACCAGCGACCCCGTGGTCTCCGTGGCGCTGCGGCGGATCCACCTGCGCCCCGCGCATCCGTGGACGGTGGAAGAACTCGCCCGGGCGGCCGGTGTCTCCCGTTCGACAATGGCGGCGCGCTTCGGGAGCACCGTCGGCATGGGCCCATTGGAATACCTCACCGATTGGCGGATCGAACTCGCCGCCGACCGCCTCCGGCGCGGTGACGGCACTGTCGCCACCATTGCCCGCGAGGTCGGATACGGCTCCGAAAGCGCGTTCAGCGTGGCGTTCAAACGGGTCATCGGCATATCTCCGGGCGCCTACCGCCGAAAGCCGAAGCCCCCGCCCGTCGCCGTCAGCGGATGA
- a CDS encoding SDR family NAD(P)-dependent oxidoreductase, with protein sequence MDRTTHRTRERLTTPFGPRATGAEILDGVDLTGRRMIVTGGASGLGSETVRALARAGAEVTVATRDPAQAGALIDELAAVPGAGEVRAAAIDLAGLKSVAAFADAWRGPLDALVANAGIMALPARRLTSYGWEMQLATNYLGHFALADGLHGNLKAAGSSRIVLVGSGANLYSPFVFDDPHFERRPYDPWSAYGQSKTAMGLHAVGVAQRWGEDGITANALNPGFILTKLQRHLSDDEMRGFGVLDEAGDLVQPPHYKTPAQGAATSVLLAASPLLDGISGRYFEDNQEIRPATGDEEPNGAVAAHALDPEAADRLWTFATNAIETAVPRNAGRSSASSPAIRER encoded by the coding sequence GTGGACAGGACAACGCACAGGACGCGAGAGCGTCTCACCACTCCCTTCGGCCCGCGCGCCACCGGCGCCGAGATCCTCGACGGGGTCGACCTCACCGGCCGGCGCATGATCGTCACCGGTGGGGCGTCCGGCCTCGGCAGCGAGACGGTCCGCGCGCTCGCCCGCGCGGGGGCCGAGGTCACCGTCGCCACCCGCGACCCCGCCCAGGCCGGGGCGCTCATCGACGAACTGGCGGCCGTGCCCGGGGCGGGCGAGGTCAGGGCGGCGGCGATCGATCTGGCCGGCCTGAAGTCGGTCGCCGCCTTCGCCGACGCGTGGCGGGGGCCGCTCGACGCGCTGGTGGCCAACGCGGGGATCATGGCGCTTCCGGCTCGGCGGCTCACCTCCTACGGCTGGGAGATGCAACTGGCGACCAACTACCTCGGCCATTTCGCCCTTGCCGACGGCCTGCACGGCAATCTCAAGGCTGCGGGCTCGTCCCGCATCGTGCTGGTCGGCTCCGGGGCGAACCTCTACTCGCCGTTCGTCTTCGACGACCCGCATTTCGAGCGGCGCCCGTACGACCCGTGGTCGGCCTACGGCCAGTCGAAGACCGCGATGGGCCTGCACGCCGTGGGTGTCGCCCAGCGCTGGGGCGAGGACGGGATCACCGCCAACGCGCTCAACCCGGGTTTCATCCTGACCAAGCTGCAACGCCATCTCAGCGATGACGAGATGCGCGGCTTCGGCGTGCTGGACGAGGCGGGCGACCTCGTCCAGCCGCCCCATTACAAGACCCCCGCCCAAGGAGCGGCGACCTCCGTGCTGCTCGCGGCCTCGCCCCTGCTCGACGGCATCAGCGGACGCTACTTCGAGGACAACCAGGAGATCCGGCCCGCGACGGGAGACGAGGAGCCCAACGGGGCCGTCGCCGCCCACGCGCTCGACCCGGAGGCCGCGGACCGGCTCTGGACGTTCGCCACCAACGCCATCGAGACGGCCGTACCTCGAAACGCCGGCCGCTCGTCCGCCTCCTCCCCGGCTATTCGCGAGCGGTAG
- a CDS encoding ubiquinol-cytochrome c reductase cytochrome b subunit, whose protein sequence is MVADQKGRRPPTAVVGAAGAIDERFGGMAWVRRSMRKAFPDHWSFLLGEIALYAFVVVLVTGVFLTLFFVPSMEEVVYDGSYTKLRGVEMSKAYESALRISFDVRGGLLVRQIHHWATLLFIGAILLHLLRHFFTGSYRKPRELNWLVGVVLFMLVMVNGLLGYSLPDDLLSGTGLRILEGVLLSVPLVGSYAQMFLFGGEFPGDMIISRLYVVHVLLIPGLLAALIPLHGVVMTWRVMHTTFPGKRATNKTQYGDPFYPVFIAKTTAWFLWIVATCVILATFFQINPIWLYGPYDPGAISSGSQPDWYMGWLEGALRMMPGWEWNVMGHTFALGVLIPALGVPGVLFTGLALYPFLERWVTGDRQVHNLLDRPRDVPARTGLGVAAIVWFGTLWAAGGNDVIANTFHIPLYWTTWFFRVTFILGPVLAYAVTYRICLGLQSRDRALVEHGVETGVIVRSPDGRYSEVERRLTPEEAAPITDERPPPAIVLTRPEHNGVPSPESRPVLGRLRLALNRHYTADLAKPSNGHQAQKQKAMEPTARE, encoded by the coding sequence GTGGTAGCCGACCAGAAGGGGCGCAGGCCGCCGACGGCCGTCGTGGGCGCGGCGGGCGCGATCGACGAGCGGTTCGGGGGGATGGCATGGGTCCGGAGGTCGATGCGCAAGGCGTTCCCCGACCACTGGAGCTTTCTGCTCGGTGAGATCGCGCTGTACGCGTTCGTCGTCGTCCTCGTGACCGGGGTGTTCCTCACCCTGTTCTTCGTGCCGAGCATGGAGGAGGTCGTCTACGACGGGTCGTACACCAAACTGCGGGGCGTCGAGATGAGCAAGGCGTACGAGTCCGCCCTGCGCATCTCCTTCGACGTGCGCGGCGGGCTGCTCGTCCGCCAGATCCATCACTGGGCGACGCTCCTGTTCATCGGGGCCATCCTCCTCCACCTGCTCCGCCATTTCTTCACCGGTTCGTACCGCAAGCCCCGCGAGCTGAACTGGCTGGTCGGAGTCGTGCTGTTCATGCTGGTGATGGTGAACGGGCTGCTCGGTTACTCGCTCCCCGACGACCTGCTGTCGGGCACCGGCCTGCGGATTCTCGAGGGCGTCCTGCTGAGCGTCCCCCTCGTCGGCTCGTACGCGCAGATGTTCCTGTTCGGCGGCGAGTTCCCGGGCGACATGATCATCTCTCGGCTGTACGTCGTCCACGTCCTGCTGATCCCCGGCCTGCTGGCCGCGCTGATCCCGCTGCACGGGGTGGTGATGACCTGGCGGGTGATGCACACGACCTTCCCCGGCAAGCGCGCCACCAACAAGACGCAGTACGGCGACCCGTTCTACCCGGTCTTCATCGCCAAGACCACCGCGTGGTTCCTCTGGATCGTCGCCACGTGCGTCATTCTCGCCACGTTCTTCCAGATCAACCCGATCTGGCTGTACGGCCCCTACGACCCGGGCGCGATCAGTTCCGGCTCGCAGCCCGACTGGTACATGGGCTGGCTGGAGGGCGCGCTGCGGATGATGCCCGGCTGGGAATGGAACGTGATGGGGCACACCTTCGCGCTCGGCGTGCTCATCCCCGCCCTGGGCGTCCCCGGCGTCCTGTTCACCGGGCTGGCCCTCTACCCGTTCCTGGAGCGCTGGGTGACCGGCGACCGCCAGGTCCACAACCTGCTGGACCGCCCCCGCGACGTCCCCGCCCGCACCGGTCTCGGCGTGGCCGCGATCGTCTGGTTCGGCACGCTGTGGGCCGCCGGCGGAAACGACGTCATCGCGAACACCTTCCACATCCCGCTCTACTGGACGACCTGGTTCTTCCGCGTCACCTTCATCCTCGGCCCGGTCCTGGCGTACGCCGTCACCTACCGGATCTGCCTCGGCCTGCAGTCGCGCGACCGCGCGCTGGTCGAGCACGGGGTGGAGACCGGCGTCATCGTCCGCTCTCCCGACGGCCGGTACTCCGAGGTCGAGCGGCGTCTGACCCCGGAGGAGGCCGCTCCCATCACCGACGAACGCCCGCCTCCGGCCATCGTCCTCACCCGCCCTGAGCACAACGGAGTCCCGTCCCCCGAAAGCCGCCCCGTACTCGGCAGGCTCCGCCTGGCGCTCAACCGCCACTACACCGCCGACCTGGCCAAGCCCTCCAACGGCCACCAAGCCCAGAAACAAAAGGCGATGGAACCTACCGCTCGCGAATAG
- a CDS encoding epoxide hydrolase family protein yields MSTARTFPLESTPIHVPDEALDDLRARLVLTRPPLDEANEDWSYGVPDDHLRGLVAYWRDEYDWRKAEAAINAYEHYQVGVAGVPVHFMRKPGRGPRPIPLILTHGWPWTFWHWSKVIDPLADPAASGGDPADAFDVIVPSLPGFGFPGPLTGFPDVNFWKVADLWHTLMTETLGYERYAAGGCDIGGIVSSQLGHKYAGELYGVHIGSGLPLDFFNGPRAWDFARNRPLTDDQPADVRARIIELDHRSASHLAVHTLDGATLAHGLSDSPAGLLAWLLERWNAWSDNGGDVESVFTRDDLLTHATIYWVNNSIGTSMRYYANANRYPWAPAHDRTPVVQAPVGLTFVTYENPPGIHTADERVQAFKTGPQAAWFNHVNVNAHDHGGHFIPWENPEAWVTDLRRTFHTRRP; encoded by the coding sequence ATGAGCACAGCGCGCACCTTTCCGCTTGAGTCCACTCCGATCCATGTGCCCGACGAGGCCCTCGATGATCTGCGCGCCCGGCTGGTCTTGACCCGCCCGCCACTGGACGAGGCGAACGAGGACTGGTCCTACGGCGTCCCCGACGACCATCTCCGCGGACTGGTCGCCTACTGGCGGGACGAATACGACTGGCGCAAGGCCGAGGCCGCCATCAACGCCTATGAGCACTACCAGGTCGGCGTCGCCGGCGTCCCGGTGCACTTCATGCGCAAGCCGGGCCGCGGCCCCCGCCCGATCCCGCTGATCCTCACCCACGGCTGGCCCTGGACGTTCTGGCACTGGTCGAAGGTGATCGACCCGCTCGCCGACCCGGCCGCGTCCGGCGGCGACCCCGCCGACGCGTTCGACGTCATCGTGCCGTCCCTCCCGGGCTTCGGTTTCCCCGGCCCGCTCACCGGCTTCCCGGACGTCAACTTCTGGAAGGTCGCCGACCTCTGGCACACCCTGATGACCGAGACGCTGGGATACGAGAGGTACGCCGCCGGGGGCTGCGACATCGGCGGGATCGTCTCCAGCCAGCTCGGCCACAAGTACGCCGGCGAGCTGTACGGCGTCCACATCGGCTCCGGGCTGCCGCTCGACTTCTTCAACGGCCCCCGCGCCTGGGACTTCGCCCGGAACCGCCCCCTCACCGACGACCAGCCCGCCGACGTCCGCGCCCGCATCATCGAGCTGGACCACCGCTCGGCGTCCCACCTCGCCGTGCACACGCTCGACGGCGCGACCCTGGCCCACGGGCTGAGCGACTCGCCCGCCGGACTGCTCGCCTGGCTACTCGAGCGCTGGAACGCCTGGAGCGACAACGGCGGCGACGTCGAGTCCGTCTTCACCAGGGACGACCTGCTCACCCACGCCACGATCTACTGGGTGAACAACTCCATCGGCACCTCGATGCGCTACTACGCCAACGCCAACCGCTACCCCTGGGCCCCTGCCCACGACCGCACCCCGGTCGTCCAGGCCCCGGTCGGCCTCACCTTCGTCACGTACGAGAACCCGCCCGGCATCCACACCGCCGACGAGCGCGTCCAGGCGTTCAAGACCGGCCCCCAGGCCGCTTGGTTCAACCACGTCAACGTCAACGCGCACGACCACGGCGGCCACTTCATCCCCTGGGAGAACCCCGAAGCCTGGGTCACCGACCTGCGCCGCACCTTCCACACCCGCAGGCCCTGA
- a CDS encoding pentapeptide repeat-containing protein codes for MPARTRSARRVHRVTPLRDPRPPRLPASLSPASPADRELAHDGKYLSLAYGPERVTGAETENAEVERCRFTGTTVAGSLARAEITDAELTGCDLANLRLLDSHVTTAAVLDCRMTGMRLDDGALREVLFTGCRANLASFRFAQLREVVFRDCNLSEANFQNSELTRVQFERCDLTGAQFSAAQLAQVRFSGCDLSGIGGIGSLEGAIMSRADATALLDQLAAALGITID; via the coding sequence ATGCCAGCCCGTACCCGCAGCGCCCGGCGCGTGCACCGTGTCACGCCGCTCCGCGACCCCCGACCGCCCCGGCTTCCGGCCAGTCTGTCCCCGGCGTCCCCGGCCGACCGGGAGCTGGCCCACGATGGGAAGTACCTGTCGCTGGCCTACGGCCCCGAGCGGGTGACCGGCGCCGAGACCGAGAACGCCGAGGTCGAGCGGTGCCGTTTCACGGGCACCACGGTGGCGGGATCGCTGGCCCGGGCCGAGATCACCGACGCCGAGCTGACCGGATGCGACCTGGCCAACCTGCGGCTCCTGGACTCCCACGTCACCACCGCGGCCGTCCTGGACTGCCGGATGACCGGGATGCGGCTGGACGACGGCGCGCTGCGCGAGGTGCTGTTCACCGGCTGCCGCGCCAACCTGGCCTCGTTCCGGTTCGCCCAGCTGCGCGAGGTGGTGTTCCGCGACTGCAACCTGTCCGAGGCGAACTTCCAGAACAGCGAGTTGACGCGGGTCCAGTTCGAACGCTGCGACCTCACCGGGGCGCAGTTCTCCGCGGCTCAGCTGGCCCAGGTCCGCTTCTCCGGCTGCGACCTGTCCGGGATCGGCGGGATCGGCTCACTGGAAGGCGCGATCATGTCGCGGGCGGACGCCACCGCCCTCCTCGACCAGCTCGCCGCCGCGCTGGGCATCACGATCGACTGA
- the rox gene encoding rifampin monooxygenase, with the protein MHSSQPTAGTSSDGTVDREPFAYDVIIAGCGPTGAMLAAELRLHDVRVLVLEKETEPGSFVRVVSLHIRSLELLAMRGLLERVLEHGRRRPAGAYFAAIAKPAPKDLDSAYAFLLGIPQPVIDRLLEERAVELGAQVRHGCAVAGLEQDGEGVTVELADGERLRSRYLVGCDGARSTVRKLLGVGFPGEPSRNETLMGEMEVGAPQEEIAAKVAEVRATHQAFSLGPFGGKAYRVVVPAAEAGDRAEPTLEDFKRGLRAIAGTDFGVHSPRWLSRFGDATRLAERYRVGRVLLAGDAAHIHPPAGGQGLNLGVQDAFNLGWKLAAQIRGWAPETLLDTYHAERRPIAEQVLDNTRAQTELMSAGPGPRAVRRLLAELMDLDEVNRHLTEKISAIGIRYDFGEGPDLLGRRLRDIGLKQGNLYGRLHRGRGLLLDRTERLTAGGWSDRVDHLADPGAELDAPCVLLRPDGHVAWIGDDQQDLDGHLSRWFGEPAS; encoded by the coding sequence ATGCATTCCTCGCAACCCACCGCCGGGACGTCCTCGGACGGCACGGTCGATCGCGAACCCTTCGCCTACGACGTCATCATCGCCGGGTGCGGGCCGACCGGCGCGATGCTGGCCGCCGAACTGCGGCTGCACGATGTGCGGGTACTCGTCCTGGAGAAGGAGACCGAGCCGGGGTCGTTCGTCCGTGTCGTGAGCCTGCACATCCGCAGTCTCGAACTGCTGGCGATGCGCGGGCTGCTGGAGCGCGTCCTCGAACACGGAAGACGGCGTCCGGCCGGCGCCTATTTCGCCGCCATCGCCAAACCCGCGCCCAAGGATCTGGACTCCGCGTACGCCTTCCTGCTGGGCATCCCGCAGCCGGTCATCGATCGGCTGCTCGAAGAGCGCGCGGTCGAGCTGGGTGCGCAGGTCCGGCACGGCTGCGCGGTGGCCGGTCTCGAGCAGGACGGCGAGGGGGTGACCGTCGAGCTGGCCGATGGTGAACGGCTGCGGTCGCGTTACCTCGTCGGCTGCGACGGCGCGCGCAGCACGGTGCGCAAACTGCTCGGCGTCGGCTTCCCCGGCGAGCCCTCGCGGAACGAGACGCTGATGGGCGAGATGGAGGTCGGTGCGCCGCAGGAGGAGATCGCCGCCAAGGTGGCCGAAGTCCGCGCCACCCATCAGGCCTTCAGCCTCGGCCCCTTCGGCGGGAAGGCCTATCGCGTCGTGGTCCCCGCCGCGGAGGCCGGCGATCGAGCGGAGCCCACGCTCGAAGACTTCAAGCGCGGCCTGCGCGCCATCGCCGGGACCGACTTCGGCGTGCACTCCCCCCGCTGGCTGTCGCGCTTCGGCGACGCCACCCGGCTGGCCGAGCGCTACCGGGTCGGCCGGGTCCTGCTGGCCGGCGACGCGGCGCACATCCACCCGCCGGCCGGCGGTCAGGGCCTCAACCTCGGTGTTCAGGACGCCTTCAACCTCGGCTGGAAGCTCGCCGCGCAGATCCGCGGCTGGGCGCCGGAGACACTGCTCGACACCTACCACGCCGAACGCCGTCCGATCGCCGAGCAAGTGCTGGACAACACCCGTGCGCAGACGGAGCTGATGTCCGCCGGACCGGGCCCGCGGGCCGTGCGCAGGCTGCTCGCCGAGCTGATGGACCTCGACGAGGTGAACCGGCACCTGACCGAGAAGATCAGCGCGATCGGCATCCGCTACGACTTCGGCGAGGGCCCCGACCTGCTCGGACGCCGCCTGCGCGACATCGGCCTGAAGCAGGGCAACCTCTACGGCCGGCTTCATCGCGGCCGCGGTCTGCTGCTGGACCGCACCGAGCGCCTGACCGCCGGCGGCTGGTCGGACCGGGTCGACCACCTCGCGGATCCCGGTGCGGAATTGGACGCTCCGTGCGTGCTGCTACGTCCGGACGGTCACGTCGCCTGGATCGGCGACGACCAGCAAGACCTGGACGGCCACCTTTCGCGCTGGTTCGGCGAACCCGCCAGCTGA
- a CDS encoding pyridoxamine 5'-phosphate oxidase family protein, which yields MYETPADLDELQALLDASRSRSTPHLRSIINAERAVTADRLTKVLTGMCVLALSTVTAKGEPRISAVDGHFLHGRWHFGTDPDAAKARHLAARPAVSAAHLRGEDLGVFTHGTVEVLNPRGGEPAADWPEVLAHLKDFYSADAFDWDEVVYYRLRPHWMVAYAPDTAEPAESGA from the coding sequence ATGTACGAAACGCCCGCGGACCTTGACGAACTGCAGGCCCTCCTGGACGCCTCCCGCTCCCGCTCGACCCCGCATCTCCGCTCGATCATCAACGCGGAGCGCGCGGTGACCGCGGACCGGCTCACCAAGGTCCTCACCGGCATGTGCGTCCTGGCCCTGTCGACGGTGACGGCGAAGGGCGAGCCGCGCATCAGCGCCGTGGACGGGCACTTCCTGCACGGCAGATGGCACTTCGGCACCGACCCCGACGCCGCCAAGGCCCGCCACCTCGCCGCCCGTCCCGCCGTCAGCGCCGCCCATCTGCGAGGCGAGGACCTGGGCGTGTTCACGCACGGCACGGTGGAGGTCCTCAATCCCCGGGGCGGCGAGCCCGCCGCGGACTGGCCCGAAGTGCTCGCCCACCTCAAGGACTTCTACAGCGCCGATGCCTTCGACTGGGACGAGGTCGTCTACTACCGACTCCGCCCGCACTGGATGGTCGCCTACGCCCCCGACACCGCCGAACCGGCGGAGTCGGGGGCGTAG
- a CDS encoding collagenase has translation MRCLLASLAVVLGTTFLAAPAVAAPKPPPVTGGDVARHPQKSPLPVKDRPPLAAEKDALKSHDAKATKHRRPSSAAKKGLKAAACSPSEFTSRSGSALVQQVESSTTDCINSLFSLTGGDAYYAFRESQMTTIAYALRDNGVYYPGDNSTGTAQLVLYLRAGYYVQWYNPSTVGSYGQSLKTAIQSGLDAYFGNAKSSTVSDANGEVLAEAVTLIDSAQENARYIYVVKRLLNGYNSSYDASWWMLNAVNNVYTVLFRGHQVPEFVTAVQSDPSVLDTLNSFAANHLGLLGTDRSYLASNAGREMARFLQHSPLLGKVRPLAKGLLGKSAMTGKTAPLWVGIAEMTDSYDKANCSYYDTCNLQQRLAQNVLTITHSCSSSIKIRAQDMTASQLSDTCASLLNQDAYFHGLVKDGNKPVANDGNTTIEVCVFDSSTDYQTYAGAMFGIDTNNGGMYLEGDPAASGNQPRFIAYEAEWVRPKFEIWNLNHEYTHYLDGRFDMYGDFNANVATPTIWWIEGFAEYVSYSYRKVTNDSAIAEAAKGTYALSTLWDTTYSHDTTRIYYWGYLAVRYMFEKHPGDISTVLGYYRTGNWNAARSFLTSTIGGRYDSDWRTWLAACAAGACAGGGGGGNQAPSARFAYSANGLAVAFTDQSTDTDGTIASRRWDFGDGATSTAADPSHTFGADGTYTVSLTVTDDAGATGTTSQRISVSAGGGGTTPECTGSDIRQLDRNCQRGNLSAAKGGTAYLYLYIPSGTRSITITSSGGTGDGDLYYSSGSWATPSSYNQRSTGAGNGETLTIADPPAGYNYVSLYGKEAFSGAAVKVEY, from the coding sequence ATGCGATGCCTGCTGGCGTCGCTGGCGGTCGTCCTCGGGACGACGTTCCTGGCCGCGCCCGCGGTCGCCGCGCCGAAGCCGCCACCCGTCACCGGCGGTGACGTGGCACGGCACCCGCAGAAGTCGCCGCTGCCGGTGAAGGACCGGCCGCCGCTGGCGGCGGAGAAGGACGCGCTCAAGAGCCACGACGCGAAGGCGACAAAGCATCGGCGGCCGTCCAGCGCGGCGAAGAAGGGGCTGAAGGCCGCCGCCTGCAGTCCGAGCGAGTTCACGAGCCGTTCCGGGAGCGCGCTCGTCCAGCAGGTCGAGTCCTCGACGACCGACTGCATCAACTCGCTGTTCAGCCTGACCGGCGGGGACGCCTACTACGCGTTCCGCGAGTCGCAGATGACGACGATCGCGTACGCGCTGCGCGACAACGGCGTCTACTATCCGGGCGACAACAGCACCGGTACCGCGCAGCTCGTCCTGTACCTGCGCGCCGGGTACTACGTGCAGTGGTACAACCCCTCGACCGTGGGGAGTTACGGCCAGTCGCTGAAGACCGCTATTCAGTCCGGCCTGGACGCCTATTTCGGCAATGCGAAGTCGTCGACGGTCAGTGACGCGAACGGCGAGGTCCTCGCCGAGGCGGTCACGCTCATCGACAGCGCGCAGGAGAACGCCCGCTACATCTACGTGGTGAAGCGGCTCCTGAACGGCTACAACAGTTCCTACGACGCGTCGTGGTGGATGCTCAACGCCGTCAACAACGTGTACACGGTGCTGTTCCGCGGCCACCAGGTTCCGGAGTTCGTCACGGCGGTCCAGTCGGATCCGAGTGTTCTCGACACGTTGAACTCCTTCGCGGCGAACCATCTCGGTCTGCTCGGTACCGACCGCAGCTACCTGGCGTCCAACGCGGGACGGGAGATGGCCCGGTTCCTGCAGCATTCCCCGCTGCTGGGCAAGGTCAGGCCGCTGGCCAAGGGGCTGCTCGGCAAGAGCGCGATGACCGGCAAGACCGCTCCCCTGTGGGTCGGCATCGCCGAGATGACCGACTCCTACGACAAGGCGAACTGCTCTTACTATGACACCTGCAACCTGCAGCAGCGGCTCGCCCAGAACGTCCTGACCATCACGCACTCGTGCAGTTCCAGCATCAAGATCCGGGCGCAGGACATGACCGCGTCCCAGCTGTCGGACACCTGCGCGAGCCTGCTGAACCAGGACGCCTACTTCCACGGCCTCGTCAAGGACGGGAACAAGCCCGTCGCCAACGACGGCAACACCACGATCGAGGTCTGCGTCTTCGATTCCAGCACCGACTACCAGACGTACGCGGGCGCGATGTTCGGCATCGACACCAACAACGGCGGGATGTACCTGGAAGGGGACCCGGCCGCCTCCGGGAACCAGCCGCGGTTCATCGCCTACGAGGCCGAATGGGTGCGCCCGAAGTTCGAGATCTGGAACCTCAACCACGAGTACACGCACTACCTCGACGGCCGCTTCGACATGTACGGCGACTTCAACGCGAACGTCGCCACGCCGACGATCTGGTGGATCGAGGGGTTCGCCGAATACGTCTCCTACTCGTACCGGAAGGTGACCAACGACTCGGCCATCGCTGAGGCCGCCAAGGGCACCTACGCACTGAGCACGCTCTGGGACACCACCTACAGCCATGACACGACCCGCATCTACTACTGGGGCTACCTGGCGGTGCGGTACATGTTCGAGAAGCATCCCGGCGACATCTCCACCGTGCTCGGCTACTACCGGACGGGCAACTGGAACGCTGCCCGCTCGTTCCTGACCAGCACGATCGGCGGCCGCTACGACAGCGACTGGCGGACGTGGCTCGCCGCGTGCGCGGCCGGCGCGTGCGCAGGCGGCGGGGGCGGCGGCAACCAGGCGCCGTCCGCGCGGTTCGCCTACTCCGCGAACGGCCTGGCGGTCGCCTTCACCGACCAGTCCACCGACACCGACGGGACGATCGCGTCCCGGCGCTGGGACTTCGGCGACGGCGCCACGTCCACGGCGGCCGACCCGTCCCACACCTTCGGGGCGGACGGCACGTACACCGTGTCCCTGACGGTGACCGACGACGCCGGGGCCACCGGCACCACGTCCCAGCGGATCTCCGTGTCGGCCGGGGGCGGCGGGACGACCCCCGAGTGCACCGGGTCCGACATCCGGCAGCTCGACCGGAACTGCCAGCGCGGCAACCTGTCGGCGGCCAAGGGCGGCACCGCCTACCTCTACCTCTACATCCCGTCCGGCACCCGGTCGATCACCATCACGTCCTCGGGCGGGACGGGTGACGGCGACCTCTACTACAGCTCCGGCAGCTGGGCGACGCCGTCGTCCTACAACCAGCGCTCCACCGGCGCCGGGAACGGCGAGACGCTCACCATCGCCGACCCGCCGGCCGGCTACAACTACGTCAGCCTGTACGGGAAGGAGGCGTTCAGCGGCGCGGCCGTGAAGGTCGAGTACTGA